AGAGCGCGGAGAAGGGCCCGCGTAGAACTTCGATGCGCTTGCACCGGCACCAGAACGGCCAGCCCCAGCAACCCCACAACGCACTCCCTACGTAATATTCCCCACCCCCTGCTCACAGCCTGTCTCCTATTGGATTTTTGAAAACACAAAAAAAAGGCCGCCTTGGGCGGCCTTTTTTGAACCGAACTGCTTAGCGGTTGTAAATATACATCGTCACTTCAAAGCCAAAACGCATTTCGGTGTATTGGGGTTT
This window of the Betaproteobacteria bacterium genome carries:
- the pqqA gene encoding pyrroloquinoline quinone precursor peptide PqqA, translating into KPQYTEMRFGFEVTMYIYNR